In a single window of the Rhodoferax saidenbachensis genome:
- a CDS encoding M48 family metallopeptidase, producing MLVSERLSQHHLSYGDEVIAFSLRRQPSRTVTRVAIHVEPDGRVLVDAPDAAPLSTVLAAVKKRSRWISQHVGAAKQRLAHLLPREYVSGESLHYLGRRYRLKVFAQAKAAPQVRMRGAFVVVTVPERSPAMVRTALEAWYRLRARELFADRLAAVAAPLRWVKQLPPTRLQFMTVQWGSCSPSGRITLNPLLVKTPRECIDYVLLHELCHLLHHNHSPKFYGALDRHMPRWREVKVKLDNMAEDVFRV from the coding sequence ATGCTGGTATCTGAGCGCTTGTCCCAGCATCACCTGAGCTACGGGGACGAGGTCATCGCCTTCAGTTTGCGCCGCCAGCCATCACGGACGGTGACGCGCGTGGCGATTCATGTGGAGCCGGATGGCCGCGTACTGGTGGATGCGCCAGATGCCGCGCCTTTGAGCACGGTATTGGCCGCCGTGAAAAAACGGTCTCGCTGGATCAGTCAGCACGTTGGTGCGGCGAAGCAGCGGTTAGCTCACCTACTCCCACGCGAATACGTCAGTGGCGAGTCGTTGCACTATCTGGGGCGGCGTTATCGGCTGAAGGTGTTCGCACAGGCCAAGGCAGCACCCCAGGTTCGCATGCGCGGGGCTTTTGTTGTCGTGACGGTGCCAGAGCGCTCACCAGCCATGGTTCGGACCGCGTTGGAGGCATGGTATCGCTTGCGTGCCCGTGAACTGTTTGCTGATCGCCTCGCCGCTGTGGCGGCGCCACTGCGTTGGGTGAAGCAGCTTCCCCCCACGCGTCTTCAGTTCATGACAGTGCAGTGGGGAAGTTGTTCGCCGTCAGGCCGCATTACGCTGAATCCGCTGTTAGTCAAAACACCGCGCGAATGCATTGACTACGTTTTGCTGCATGAGTTGTGTCATTTGCTGCACCACAACCATAGCCCCAAGTTCTATGGAGCACTGGATAGGCACATGCCGCGTTGGCGTGAGGTCAAGGTGAAGCTGGACAACATGGCGGAAGATGTTTTTCGGGTGTGA
- the argG gene encoding argininosuccinate synthase, whose product MSNTILQNIPANQKVGIAFSGGLDTSAALLWMKQKGALPYAYTANLGQPDEADYDEIPRKAMEYGAIKARLVDCRPQLAAEGIAALQSGAFHITTAGVTYFNTTPLGRAVTGTMLVSAMKQDDVNIWGDGSTFKGNDIERFYRYGLLTNPALKIYKPWLDQQFIDELGGRSEMSAFMTANGFGYKMSAEKAYSTDSNMLGATHEAKDLENLNTGIKIVNPIMGVPFWKDDCVVKAEEVSVTFEEGRPVALNGVQYPDLVSLILKANEIGGRHGLGMSDQIENRIIEAKSRGIYEAPGLALLFIAYERLVTGIHNEDTIEQYRMNGKKLGRLLYQGRWFDSQAIMLRETAQRWIASAITGTVTLELRRGNDYSLLNTESPNLTYAPERLSMEKVEDAPFSPLDRIGQLTMRNLDITDTRAKLQVYSNAGMLELGKGEDFLKLGK is encoded by the coding sequence ATGTCCAACACCATTCTGCAAAACATCCCCGCCAACCAAAAGGTCGGTATCGCGTTCTCCGGCGGCCTGGACACCAGCGCCGCGCTGTTGTGGATGAAACAGAAGGGCGCCCTGCCCTACGCCTACACCGCCAACCTGGGCCAGCCCGACGAAGCGGATTACGACGAGATCCCGCGCAAGGCCATGGAATACGGCGCCATCAAGGCCCGCCTGGTGGACTGCCGCCCGCAGCTCGCCGCTGAAGGCATTGCCGCGCTGCAGTCCGGCGCGTTCCACATCACCACCGCTGGCGTCACCTACTTCAACACTACGCCGCTGGGCCGCGCGGTGACCGGCACGATGCTGGTGTCGGCCATGAAGCAGGACGACGTGAACATCTGGGGCGACGGCTCCACGTTCAAGGGCAACGACATCGAGCGCTTCTACCGCTATGGCCTGCTGACCAACCCCGCGCTGAAGATCTACAAACCCTGGCTGGACCAGCAGTTCATCGACGAGTTGGGCGGCCGCTCTGAGATGAGCGCGTTCATGACGGCCAACGGCTTTGGCTACAAGATGAGCGCCGAGAAGGCCTACAGCACCGACAGCAACATGCTGGGCGCCACGCACGAAGCCAAAGACCTGGAAAACCTCAACACCGGCATCAAGATCGTCAACCCCATCATGGGCGTGCCGTTCTGGAAAGACGACTGCGTGGTCAAGGCCGAAGAAGTCAGCGTCACCTTTGAAGAAGGCCGCCCCGTCGCGCTCAACGGCGTGCAATACCCCGACCTCGTGAGCCTGATCCTCAAGGCCAACGAAATCGGCGGCCGCCACGGCCTGGGCATGAGCGACCAGATCGAAAACCGCATCATCGAAGCCAAGAGCCGCGGCATCTACGAAGCCCCGGGCCTCGCGCTGCTGTTCATCGCCTACGAGCGCCTGGTCACCGGCATCCACAACGAAGACACCATCGAGCAATACCGCATGAACGGCAAGAAGCTCGGCCGCCTGCTGTACCAGGGCCGCTGGTTCGACAGCCAGGCCATCATGCTGCGCGAAACCGCCCAACGCTGGATCGCGAGCGCCATCACCGGCACCGTGACGCTGGAACTGCGCCGCGGCAACGACTACTCGCTCTTGAACACCGAATCCCCCAACCTGACCTACGCGCCTGAGCGCCTGAGCATGGAAAAGGTGGAAGACGCGCCGTTCTCGCCGCTGGACCGTATTGGGCAACTGACGATGCGTAATCTGGACATCACCGATACACGTGCCAAGCTGCAGGTCTATTCCAACGCCGGGATGCTGGAGCTGGGCAAGGGTGAGGATTTCCTAAAGTTGGGTAAGTAA
- a CDS encoding pyrimidine/purine nucleoside phosphorylase produces MTTTQIPGVTVTTKANVYFDGKCVSHGFTLADGTKKSVGVILPATLTFNTGAPEIMECVGGSCDYQLDGTDAWVTSGEGQKFSVPSNAKFQIRVTEGFEAYHYICHFG; encoded by the coding sequence ATGACCACCACCCAGATCCCCGGCGTCACCGTTACCACCAAGGCCAATGTCTACTTTGACGGCAAGTGCGTCAGCCACGGCTTCACCCTGGCCGACGGCACCAAGAAGTCGGTGGGCGTGATCCTGCCCGCCACGCTGACCTTCAACACCGGCGCCCCCGAGATCATGGAATGCGTGGGCGGTAGCTGCGACTACCAACTGGACGGCACCGACGCATGGGTCACCTCCGGTGAAGGCCAAAAATTCAGCGTGCCCAGCAACGCCAAGTTCCAGATCCGCGTGACCGAGGGCTTTGAGGCTTATCACTACATCTGTCACTTTGGCTAA
- a CDS encoding ArsC family reductase, which translates to MPPMITLYGIPNCDTVKKARDWLTAQGVDYSFHDFKKQGVPTALLPGWIDAVGLDKLINRKGPTWRKLDDATQASVVDTPSAMAVMQEHSSVIKRPVVVWRDGSVTVGFSPESFAGRPV; encoded by the coding sequence ATGCCGCCCATGATTACCCTTTACGGCATTCCCAACTGCGACACCGTCAAAAAAGCCCGCGACTGGCTCACAGCGCAAGGCGTTGACTACAGCTTCCACGACTTCAAAAAGCAAGGCGTCCCCACCGCGCTGCTGCCCGGCTGGATAGACGCCGTGGGCCTGGACAAGCTGATCAACCGCAAAGGCCCCACCTGGCGCAAGCTGGACGACGCCACCCAAGCCAGCGTGGTGGACACGCCGTCCGCCATGGCGGTGATGCAGGAACACAGCAGCGTGATCAAACGCCCGGTGGTGGTGTGGCGCGATGGCAGCGTGACCGTGGGCTTCAGCCCGGAAAGCTTCGCCGGGCGCCCCGTCTGA
- a CDS encoding PAS domain-containing protein produces the protein MAASKINLRTWLSKGTYPRLYVPIVLLILLAVLTRYHFLIASEVEEAQKRWVTEINRMGFFLLPELRRAPGDAQAIQSKLDETLQFTPGLAGMVWQAGAFTVTAKSPALPPPAVPQWFASLAHTERIEKQFSTTLADGQQAVFTVAVWPDASLADIWNVVASQIGISALNIVTIFVALTLLLRANARMLSRLSDATVAFQSGFLDTRMEVKGTLEVQTVAETFNAMATQIQQLITSLQNSEAEQADQLYFTRQLVDAFPLPVFVRSARDICLVVNPAWERMFGIPAEVAIGNPMPSEFDDLEDNVIDITTAEEEGSLKATKQEVHRFYVNGETRYMLYFRAPFFNRSGAQLGTIAALVDVTDREPDARLSLWADSRSGLPSVH, from the coding sequence ATGGCCGCGTCCAAAATCAACCTCCGCACCTGGCTGTCCAAGGGCACCTACCCTCGGCTGTACGTGCCTATCGTGTTGTTGATTCTGCTGGCCGTGCTGACGCGTTACCACTTCCTCATTGCGTCTGAAGTGGAAGAGGCGCAAAAGCGCTGGGTGACCGAGATCAACCGCATGGGGTTCTTTCTGCTGCCCGAGTTGCGCCGGGCGCCGGGCGATGCGCAGGCGATTCAAAGCAAGCTGGACGAAACGCTCCAGTTCACGCCCGGGCTGGCGGGCATGGTGTGGCAGGCTGGCGCGTTCACCGTCACCGCCAAAAGCCCTGCTCTGCCGCCCCCCGCCGTGCCGCAATGGTTTGCGTCCCTGGCGCATACCGAGCGCATTGAAAAGCAATTCAGCACGACCTTGGCCGATGGGCAACAGGCGGTCTTCACCGTCGCCGTCTGGCCAGACGCTTCGCTGGCGGATATCTGGAACGTGGTGGCCTCGCAAATCGGCATCTCCGCGCTCAACATCGTCACCATCTTCGTCGCCCTCACGCTGCTGCTGCGCGCCAACGCGCGCATGCTGAGTCGGCTGTCCGACGCCACGGTGGCGTTCCAGAGCGGCTTTCTGGATACGCGCATGGAGGTGAAGGGCACGCTGGAGGTGCAGACCGTGGCCGAGACCTTCAATGCGATGGCCACCCAGATCCAGCAATTGATCACGTCGCTGCAGAACTCCGAAGCCGAGCAGGCCGACCAGCTGTACTTCACCCGCCAGTTGGTGGACGCGTTTCCACTGCCGGTTTTTGTGCGCAGTGCGCGCGACATCTGCCTTGTCGTCAATCCCGCCTGGGAGCGCATGTTCGGCATCCCTGCAGAGGTGGCGATCGGCAACCCGATGCCGAGTGAATTCGATGACCTGGAAGACAACGTCATTGACATCACCACCGCCGAAGAAGAGGGCAGCCTCAAGGCCACAAAGCAAGAGGTTCACCGTTTCTATGTCAACGGCGAGACCCGCTACATGCTCTATTTCCGGGCACCATTTTTCAACCGCAGCGGTGCCCAGCTCGGCACCATTGCGGCGCTGGTTGACGTGACAGACCGCGAACCCGACGCGCGCCTGTCACTGTGGGCCGATAGCCGCTCGGGCTTGCCGTCGGTGCATTAG
- the folC gene encoding bifunctional tetrahydrofolate synthase/dihydrofolate synthase translates to MTANYTTLDEWLAHCERLHPLGQQGIELGLERVGAVAQRLGLRFDCPVITVAGTNGKGSTCAMLECILGQAGYKTGVYTSPHLVHFEERMRLLGEAAPASKFIAALADVEGARGQNGSEISLSYFEFTTLAILLALSREGLDVVILEVGLGGRLDAVNIIDADCAVITSIDLDHMELLGNTREAIGREKAGIMRTGRPVIVSDPMPPQSVLDHAMEVGADLWQVGKDFNVSGDKQQWGWAGRGRRYSGLAYPALRGANQLVNASGVLAALAALRDKLPITAQAVRNGLAFVELPGRFQIIPGQPTLVLDVAHNPHSVAALAANLDAMGFFPTTHAVFGAMADKDLAPMFAKVGPMVDRWYFTDLPTARAASGQDLQTRWQAQNTRKDVAAQACADPMQALHAAMAAADPADRIVVFGSFYTVGGVLIEGVPRLQAKHLNS, encoded by the coding sequence ATGACTGCCAACTACACCACGCTTGACGAATGGCTCGCCCACTGCGAGCGCCTCCACCCCCTCGGCCAGCAGGGCATTGAACTCGGTCTGGAGCGGGTCGGCGCCGTCGCCCAGCGCCTGGGCCTGCGGTTTGACTGCCCGGTAATCACCGTGGCCGGCACCAACGGCAAGGGCTCCACCTGCGCCATGCTCGAATGCATCCTGGGCCAGGCGGGGTACAAGACCGGGGTCTACACCTCGCCGCATCTGGTGCACTTTGAAGAGCGCATGCGCCTTCTGGGCGAGGCTGCACCTGCTAGCAAATTTATAGCTGCTCTCGCAGACGTGGAGGGGGCTAGAGGCCAAAATGGCTCTGAAATCTCGCTCAGCTACTTCGAATTCACCACCCTGGCCATCCTGCTGGCCCTGTCCCGCGAGGGGCTGGACGTGGTGATTCTGGAGGTCGGCCTGGGCGGGCGGTTGGACGCGGTGAACATCATCGATGCCGACTGCGCCGTCATCACCAGCATTGACCTGGACCACATGGAGCTTCTGGGCAACACCCGCGAGGCCATTGGCCGCGAGAAGGCCGGCATCATGCGCACCGGCCGCCCCGTCATCGTCAGCGACCCCATGCCGCCGCAAAGCGTGCTGGACCACGCCATGGAAGTGGGCGCTGACCTGTGGCAGGTGGGTAAGGATTTCAACGTGTCTGGCGACAAGCAGCAATGGGGCTGGGCCGGGCGCGGGCGGCGCTACAGCGGCTTGGCCTACCCGGCGCTGCGTGGGGCCAACCAACTGGTCAACGCATCGGGCGTGCTGGCCGCGCTGGCCGCGCTGCGCGACAAGCTGCCGATCACCGCCCAGGCCGTGCGCAACGGGCTGGCGTTTGTGGAGCTGCCGGGGCGTTTTCAGATCATTCCCGGCCAGCCCACGCTGGTGCTGGACGTGGCGCACAACCCGCATTCCGTCGCTGCGCTGGCGGCCAATCTGGACGCTATGGGCTTCTTCCCCACCACCCATGCGGTGTTTGGCGCCATGGCCGACAAGGACCTGGCGCCCATGTTTGCCAAGGTCGGGCCCATGGTGGACCGTTGGTATTTCACCGATTTGCCCACGGCCCGTGCGGCCAGCGGCCAGGACTTGCAAACCCGGTGGCAGGCCCAAAATACCCGCAAGGATGTGGCTGCGCAGGCGTGCGCAGACCCCATGCAAGCCCTGCATGCGGCCATGGCTGCGGCAGACCCCGCTGATAGAATTGTCGTCTTTGGGTCGTTCTACACCGTGGGTGGCGTGCTGATAGAAGGCGTACCCCGGCTGCAAGCCAAACATCTGAACTCCTGA
- a CDS encoding SPOR domain-containing protein produces MPFFKFRKGGDAQPAPAPAPESVEALRRRARHRLIGAAVLVLMGVIGFPLVFDNQPRPIDVDIPIEIPDRNKVKPLGAAPAPAPSAQASGAVDAPPAATAAATPAAPASAAPPARVATGVVSPAPAPKPTVEAAKPAPKPEPKPVEKPAEKVAEKPAAKPDDGAKARALLDGKEAAAKPASSASAAATGRFVVQVGAYAEVTKAREARMKVERAGLKTYTQVVQSSEGKRIRVRVGPFENKAAADKAADKIKKLDLPAAILEL; encoded by the coding sequence ATGCCATTTTTCAAGTTTCGCAAAGGCGGCGACGCGCAACCTGCCCCCGCACCGGCACCCGAGAGCGTGGAGGCTTTGCGCAGGCGAGCCCGCCACCGCCTGATTGGTGCGGCTGTTCTGGTGCTGATGGGGGTGATTGGCTTCCCGCTGGTGTTTGACAACCAGCCGCGCCCGATTGACGTAGACATTCCCATCGAGATTCCGGACCGCAACAAGGTCAAGCCGCTGGGCGCCGCGCCCGCACCGGCTCCCTCGGCACAAGCCAGTGGCGCGGTCGATGCGCCCCCGGCCGCTACGGCTGCAGCGACTCCTGCTGCCCCTGCGTCTGCCGCACCGCCCGCGCGCGTGGCGACAGGTGTGGTTTCTCCCGCGCCTGCCCCCAAACCAACTGTCGAGGCGGCCAAACCTGCGCCCAAGCCAGAACCCAAACCGGTTGAGAAGCCGGCCGAAAAAGTGGCCGAAAAGCCCGCTGCCAAGCCAGACGACGGCGCCAAGGCCCGTGCCTTGCTCGATGGCAAGGAGGCTGCTGCCAAACCCGCCAGTTCCGCCTCTGCCGCAGCCACAGGCCGCTTTGTGGTGCAGGTGGGCGCCTACGCCGAAGTGACCAAGGCGCGTGAAGCGCGCATGAAGGTCGAGCGCGCTGGCCTGAAAACCTATACCCAGGTGGTGCAGTCCTCCGAAGGCAAACGCATCCGGGTGCGCGTGGGACCGTTTGAAAACAAGGCGGCTGCCGACAAGGCGGCCGACAAGATCAAGAAGCTGGACTTGCCCGCCGCGATTCTGGAACTCTAG
- a CDS encoding CvpA family protein, whose product MPALDWIFIGVLLFSLLLGAWRGLVYEVLSLLGWIAAFVLAQWFAPDAARWLPMSGATEPIRYAAGFVLVFIATVFACSVLAFVIKKLMAAVGLAPADRVLGAVFGLLRGVIILLAVTVVVGMTPLHTADWWQEAAGPKVATVVVQGIKPVLPQEFGKYLP is encoded by the coding sequence ATGCCCGCTCTGGACTGGATTTTTATAGGCGTGCTGCTGTTCTCCCTGTTGTTGGGAGCGTGGCGCGGGCTGGTGTACGAAGTGTTGTCGTTGCTGGGCTGGATTGCGGCGTTTGTGCTGGCGCAATGGTTTGCGCCCGATGCCGCGCGGTGGCTACCGATGTCGGGCGCCACAGAGCCCATCCGTTATGCGGCCGGTTTTGTGCTGGTGTTTATTGCCACCGTGTTTGCCTGCAGCGTGCTGGCGTTTGTGATCAAGAAGCTGATGGCTGCCGTGGGGCTGGCCCCTGCAGACCGCGTGCTTGGTGCCGTCTTTGGCCTGTTGCGCGGCGTGATCATTCTGCTGGCCGTGACGGTGGTGGTGGGCATGACGCCCCTGCACACGGCAGATTGGTGGCAAGAGGCCGCAGGGCCCAAAGTTGCGACGGTGGTAGTGCAGGGCATCAAGCCCGTACTGCCGCAGGAATTCGGAAAATATCTACCTTGA
- the purF gene encoding amidophosphoribosyltransferase, whose product MCGIVGVVSNAPVNQLIYDALLLLQHRGQDAAGIVTQQERKFFMHKAKGMVKDVFRTRNMRSLLGNCGLGQVRYPTAGNAFSEEEAQPFYVNAPFGIVLVHNGNLTNAHALKAELFSTDHRHINTESDSEVLLNVLAHEIEKTTRGLPLQPLDIFAAVRNVHKRVKGSYAVIALIAGHGVLAFRDPFGIRPLCIGKNGDGQVMVASESVTLEGTGFQFERNVLPGEAVFIDLQGNVHAQQCADAPVLNPCIFEFVYLARPDSVMDGISVYQARLNLGEALAKRVISTVPPNEIDVVIPIPESSRPSAAQLAQLLGLPYREGFVKNRYVGRTFIMPGQGVRKKSVRQKLNVIASEFKGRNVLLVDDSIVRGTTSREIVQMARDAGARKVYLASAAPPVRYPNVYGIDMPTSSELVAHDRTVDEIREIIGCDALIYQDVDGMKKAIGSLNKKLVGFDASCFDGVYVTGDITAGDIERLNENRVGGEEGQEDTSRLALPNHVD is encoded by the coding sequence ATGTGCGGAATAGTCGGCGTTGTCAGCAACGCACCGGTCAATCAGTTGATTTATGACGCTCTGCTGCTGTTGCAGCACCGCGGGCAGGATGCAGCCGGCATCGTGACCCAGCAGGAGCGCAAGTTCTTCATGCACAAGGCCAAGGGCATGGTGAAGGATGTGTTCCGCACGCGCAATATGCGCAGCTTGCTGGGCAACTGCGGCCTGGGCCAGGTGCGTTACCCCACGGCGGGTAACGCTTTCAGTGAAGAGGAGGCCCAGCCCTTTTACGTGAACGCGCCCTTCGGCATCGTGCTGGTGCACAACGGCAACCTCACCAACGCCCATGCCCTGAAGGCCGAGCTGTTCAGTACCGATCACCGCCACATCAATACCGAGAGCGACTCCGAAGTCCTGCTCAACGTGCTGGCGCACGAGATCGAAAAAACCACGCGTGGTCTGCCGCTGCAGCCGCTTGACATCTTTGCCGCGGTGCGCAACGTGCACAAGCGCGTGAAGGGTTCGTACGCCGTGATCGCGCTGATCGCTGGCCACGGCGTGCTGGCGTTCCGCGACCCGTTCGGTATTCGTCCCCTGTGCATAGGCAAGAACGGCGACGGCCAGGTGATGGTGGCCAGTGAGTCCGTGACGCTGGAAGGGACCGGTTTCCAGTTTGAGCGCAATGTGTTGCCCGGCGAGGCTGTGTTCATTGATCTGCAGGGCAATGTGCATGCCCAGCAATGCGCCGATGCGCCTGTGCTCAACCCCTGTATCTTTGAATTCGTCTACTTGGCCCGCCCGGATTCGGTGATGGACGGCATCTCGGTGTACCAGGCGCGTCTGAATCTGGGCGAGGCACTGGCCAAGCGTGTGATCTCCACGGTACCGCCGAACGAAATTGATGTGGTCATTCCGATTCCCGAATCCAGCCGCCCCAGCGCGGCACAACTGGCGCAACTGTTGGGTCTGCCGTACCGCGAAGGGTTTGTGAAGAATCGCTACGTGGGCCGCACCTTCATCATGCCCGGCCAAGGCGTGCGCAAAAAGTCCGTGCGCCAGAAGCTCAACGTGATCGCCAGCGAATTCAAGGGCCGCAATGTGCTGCTGGTGGACGATTCCATCGTGCGCGGCACCACCAGCCGCGAGATCGTGCAGATGGCGCGTGACGCCGGTGCCCGCAAGGTCTACCTGGCCAGCGCCGCGCCACCCGTGCGTTACCCCAACGTGTACGGCATCGACATGCCTACCAGCAGCGAGCTGGTCGCACACGACCGCACGGTGGACGAGATTCGCGAGATCATCGGTTGCGACGCCCTGATTTACCAGGACGTGGATGGCATGAAGAAGGCCATTGGTTCGCTGAACAAGAAGCTGGTGGGTTTTGACGCCTCCTGCTTTGACGGCGTGTATGTCACCGGGGATATCACCGCAGGCGACATTGAGCGCCTGAATGAAAACCGGGTGGGCGGCGAAGAAGGGCAGGAGGACACCTCCCGCCTGGCGCTGCCCAACCACGTGGATTGA
- a CDS encoding O-succinylhomoserine sulfhydrylase: protein MTQKQLPPGLHPDTLAVRSGADRSQYGENSEALYLTSGYVQPDAASSARRFAGEEEGYTYGRYGNPTVTSFEERLAGMEGAEAAISSASGMSAILMMCMGLLQSGDHVVCSQSMFGSTIKLIGSDLAKFGVQSTFVSQTDVDAWKAAVRPNTKLLFAETPTNPLTEVCDIAALADIAHGAGALLAVDNCFATPALQRPMLLGADIVMHSGTKFLDGQGRVMAGALCASQQLVTEKFLPILKSGGMTLAPFNAWVVLKGMETLGIRMRAQSTSALALAQWLQEQPQVERVYYPGLESHPQHRLAMAQQGGQGGAVLSVAMKADSPEQARARAFHVLDSMQVLSLCTNLGDTKTLAAHPASTSHGRLTEVQRQAAGVTQGLIRLSVGLEHLDDIKTDLLRGLSSLH from the coding sequence ATGACACAGAAGCAACTCCCCCCCGGGCTGCACCCGGACACCCTGGCCGTGCGCTCGGGCGCGGATCGTAGCCAGTATGGCGAAAATTCCGAAGCCCTGTACCTGACCAGCGGCTACGTGCAGCCTGATGCTGCCTCCTCCGCACGCCGCTTTGCGGGCGAGGAAGAGGGCTACACCTACGGCCGCTACGGCAACCCCACCGTCACCAGCTTCGAAGAGCGCCTGGCGGGCATGGAGGGCGCAGAGGCGGCCATTTCTTCGGCTTCGGGCATGTCGGCCATTTTGATGATGTGCATGGGCCTGCTGCAATCGGGTGACCATGTGGTGTGCTCGCAGTCCATGTTTGGCTCCACGATCAAGCTGATCGGCTCGGACCTGGCCAAGTTTGGTGTGCAGTCCACCTTTGTCTCGCAGACCGATGTGGACGCCTGGAAGGCGGCCGTGCGGCCCAACACCAAGCTGCTGTTTGCCGAAACCCCGACCAACCCGCTGACCGAGGTGTGTGACATCGCTGCGCTGGCGGATATCGCCCACGGCGCGGGCGCCTTGCTGGCCGTGGACAACTGTTTTGCCACACCCGCCTTGCAACGCCCGATGCTGCTGGGTGCGGACATCGTGATGCATTCGGGTACCAAGTTCCTCGATGGCCAGGGTCGCGTGATGGCCGGTGCGCTGTGTGCCAGCCAGCAACTCGTGACGGAAAAGTTTTTGCCCATCCTCAAGAGCGGTGGCATGACGCTGGCGCCCTTCAACGCCTGGGTGGTGCTCAAGGGCATGGAAACACTGGGCATCCGTATGCGCGCCCAATCCACCAGTGCGTTGGCACTGGCGCAGTGGCTGCAAGAGCAGCCGCAGGTGGAGCGTGTGTATTACCCGGGGCTGGAAAGTCATCCGCAGCATCGCCTGGCCATGGCGCAGCAAGGCGGGCAGGGCGGTGCCGTGTTGTCGGTGGCCATGAAAGCGGACAGCCCGGAGCAGGCGCGCGCGCGCGCCTTCCATGTGCTGGACTCCATGCAGGTGTTGTCGCTGTGCACCAACCTGGGCGACACCAAGACGCTGGCAGCCCATCCGGCCAGCACATCGCACGGTCGCCTGACCGAAGTGCAGCGCCAGGCCGCAGGTGTGACACAAGGGCTGATCCGCTTGAGTGTGGGCCTGGAACACCTGGATGACATCAAGACTGATTTATTGCGCGGGCTGAGCAGCCTGCATTGA
- the gltX gene encoding glutamate--tRNA ligase has translation MTKIRTRIAPSPTGFLHLGTARTALYSWAYARHFGGEFVLRIEDTDVARSTQDSVDQILASMQWLGLEYDEGPIYQMQRLDRYKVVVDQMIAEGKAYYCYSTPEELDAVREAKKARGEKALYDGTWRPAPGKTLPPVPEGVKPVVRFCNPQDGDVTWNDLVKGPITISNREIDDLIIVRTDGIPTYNFAVVVDDWDMQISHVFRGDEHINNTPWQINIFNALGAALPQFGHCPVILGDDGQKLSKRRGAVSVTAYEDGGYLPEAMLNYLARLGWSHGDEELFTREQLVSWFDGTHLNKSPAQWDPAKLLWVNAQYIKQADNLRLAKLVAAQLVKLGVTLSAETIESHLPLVCALLKDRCDTTVALAAWAAKFYADVVVDAAEKAQHVTDAVKPAIAMLREKLSTTAWDKASIAAVIKEVLTANGLKMPQLAMPVRVLVVGTPQTPSLDAVLELCGQEKVIERLAKV, from the coding sequence ATGACAAAAATACGTACGCGCATTGCGCCCTCTCCCACCGGTTTTCTGCATCTGGGCACCGCCCGTACCGCTTTGTATTCCTGGGCCTATGCCCGCCACTTTGGTGGCGAGTTTGTGCTGCGTATTGAAGACACGGATGTGGCCCGTTCCACACAGGATTCGGTGGACCAGATCCTCGCCTCCATGCAATGGCTGGGACTGGAGTACGACGAAGGCCCGATTTACCAGATGCAGCGGCTGGACCGCTACAAGGTGGTGGTCGATCAAATGATCGCGGAGGGCAAGGCCTACTACTGCTACAGCACGCCGGAAGAGCTGGACGCTGTGCGCGAAGCCAAGAAGGCGCGCGGTGAAAAGGCGCTGTACGACGGCACCTGGCGCCCCGCGCCCGGCAAGACCTTGCCGCCCGTGCCCGAAGGCGTGAAGCCCGTGGTGCGTTTCTGCAATCCGCAGGACGGCGACGTCACCTGGAACGATCTGGTCAAAGGCCCCATCACCATCAGCAACCGCGAGATCGATGACCTGATCATCGTGCGCACCGATGGCATTCCCACCTATAACTTTGCGGTGGTGGTGGACGACTGGGATATGCAGATCAGCCACGTGTTTCGCGGCGACGAGCACATCAACAACACGCCCTGGCAAATCAATATCTTCAACGCGCTGGGCGCAGCGTTGCCACAGTTTGGCCATTGCCCGGTGATTTTGGGTGACGATGGGCAGAAGCTGTCCAAGCGCCGCGGCGCGGTCAGCGTCACCGCCTATGAAGACGGCGGCTACCTGCCCGAAGCCATGCTGAACTATTTGGCCCGCTTGGGCTGGAGCCACGGCGACGAAGAGCTGTTCACGCGTGAGCAACTGGTGAGCTGGTTTGATGGCACACACTTGAACAAGAGCCCCGCGCAGTGGGACCCGGCCAAACTGCTGTGGGTCAACGCGCAGTACATCAAGCAAGCGGATAACCTGCGCTTGGCGAAGCTGGTGGCCGCGCAACTGGTGAAGCTGGGTGTCACGTTGTCTGCTGAAACCATCGAATCCCATTTGCCACTGGTCTGCGCCTTGTTGAAAGACCGCTGCGACACCACGGTGGCTTTGGCTGCCTGGGCCGCGAAGTTCTATGCAGATGTGGTGGTCGATGCGGCAGAGAAAGCGCAGCACGTCACCGATGCAGTCAAACCCGCCATCGCCATGCTGCGTGAGAAGCTCTCCACCACGGCTTGGGACAAGGCCAGCATTGCGGCGGTCATCAAGGAAGTATTGACCGCCAACGGTCTGAAGATGCCGCAATTGGCCATGCCGGTGCGTGTTTTGGTGGTGGGTACACCCCAGACGCCATCGCTGGATGCGGTGCTGGAATTGTGCGGACAAGAAAAAGTCATCGAGAGGTTGGCCAAGGTTTGA